The following coding sequences are from one Capsicum annuum cultivar UCD-10X-F1 chromosome 3, UCD10Xv1.1, whole genome shotgun sequence window:
- the LOC107863624 gene encoding glucan endo-1,3-beta-glucosidase 8, giving the protein MGKLLVSVFLVTFLFFLGHNVEGLGVNWGDISSHKLPPKDVVKMLQENGIKKVKLFNNDDTILNALAGTGIEVMIGISNQLLKDLVNPDVAMKWVKENVTRYEPKSPKGVNITLIGVGNEPFLRDYKDTLTNVTGPALENMQNALNDAGLGDTTKATVPLNADVYLSPSWNPVPSAGFFRSDIVDPLNYILKVLNKNKAPFMVNIYPFLSLFYGNGAFPFDYAFFDGVSNPLKDKDGVEYSNCFDANLDTCAAALAGAGYGNMTIMVGEMGWPTDGNPYANVTLAEKFYKGFVSYLAKGKGSPRRPGYIDAYLFALFDEDRKSTLPGNFETHWGIYYDDGTPKFPLDLRGNKKNLVSVPNVEKLSKKWCVIKPDVKNFTGLMSYACDRADCTPLTNGSSCQNLSDADKASYAVNTYFQNQQQQNGTCDFEGKATTTTKDPSQGTCKFTIGFKTLTSLAPSSSPSDHSDAKAPSSSSTSHLASKSLAFASIGIFFIVSIFFM; this is encoded by the exons atgggaaaGCTTTTGGTGAGTGTTTTCCTAGTAACATTCTTGTTCTTTTTGGGGCACAATGTGGAAGGACTTGGTGTTAACTGGGGTGACATCTCCTCCCACAAGTTGCCTCCTAAAGATGTGGTCAAAATGTTGCAAGAGAATGGCATTAAGAAGGTGAAGCTTTTCAATAATGATGACACCATCTTGAACGCCTTGGCTGGAACTGGCATTGAAGTCATGATTGGCATATCCAATCAGCTACTCAAGGATTTGGTTAATCCTGATGTAGCCATGAAATGGGTAAAAGAAAATGTCACTCGTTATGAGCCAAAGTCTCCTAAAGGTGTTAATATCAC ACTAATAGGTGTTGGAAATGAGCCATTCTTGAGGGATTACAAGGACACACTAACAAATGTGACAGGGCCAGCATTAGAGAACATGCAAAATGCACTGAATGACGCTGGACTTGGTGACACCACCAAGGCAACTGTACCTCTAAATGCAGATGTTTACTTATCACCAAGCTGGAATCCTGTCCCTTCTGCTGGGTTTTTTCGCTCTGACATCGTCGATCCACTCAACTATATTCTTAAGGTCTTGAACAAGAACAAGGCTCCTTTTATGGTTAATATTTATCCTTTTCTCAGTCTTTTTTATGGAAATGGTGCATTCCCGTTTGACTATGCCTTCTTTGATGGTGTGAGCAATCCTCTTAAGGACAAAGATGGTGTTGAATACAGCAATTGCTTTGATGCCAATCTTGACACTTGTGCAGCTGCTCTAGCAGGAGCAGGGTATGGCAACATGACCATTATGGTAGGAGAAATGGGATGGCCTACGGATGGAAATCCTTATGCCAATGTGACATTGGCTGAAAAGTTTTACAAAGGATTTGTATCATATCTTGCAAAAGGAAAAGGAAGCCCACGTCGCCCTGGATACATTGATGCTTACCTATTTGCCTTATTTGATGAGGATAGGAAGAGCACACTCCCAGGAAACTTTGAGACACATTGGGGAATCTACTACGATGATGGCACACCAAAGTTTCCTCTTGATCTACGTGGAAATAAAAAGAATCTTGTCTCTGTCCCAAATGTGGAGAAACTCTCCAAAAAATGGTGTGTGATAAAGCCAGATGTTAAAAATTTTACAGGCCTTATGTCATATGCTTGTGACCGTGCAGATTGTACACCTCTTACTAATGGATCATCTTGCCAAAATCTTAGCGATGCTGACAAGGCTTCATATGCCGTGAATACCTATTTccaaaaccaacaacaacaaaatggCACTTGTGATTTTGAAGGCAAGGCAACAACAACGACAAAGGATCCATCTCAAGGGACATGCAAATTCACCATTGGCTTCAAGACACTTACTTCTCttgctccttcttcttctccttcggATCATTCAGATGCCAAGGCTCCTTCATCATCATCTACTTCTCATTTAGCTTCAAAATCTCTGGCCTTTGCTTCCATTGGTATCTTTTTTattgtttcaatatttttcatgTAG